A genomic stretch from Vibrio algarum includes:
- a CDS encoding class I SAM-dependent methyltransferase — translation MRLQLICEENIDSNRLGLIAETWSLQHDSDSNFALVLTAERLELRKIDEPKLGAIYVDLVGGAVGHRRKFGGGKGQSIAKAAGLNKGVTPSVLDATAGLGRDAFVLASLGCHVQMVERNSIVAALLDDGLERAKIDPEIGTWVSERMSLLHASSHDALYQLSQDKDFKRPDVVYLDPMYPHPEGKKSALVKKEMRVFQSLVGADLDADGLFEPAMQLAKKRVIVKRPDYADWLNQQKPSMAIKTKKNRFDVYVKESMT, via the coding sequence TTGCGTCTGCAACTTATCTGTGAAGAAAACATAGATTCCAATCGGCTTGGTCTTATTGCTGAAACTTGGTCATTACAACATGACTCCGACAGTAATTTTGCTTTGGTTTTGACTGCAGAAAGACTAGAGCTTAGAAAAATAGATGAACCCAAATTAGGCGCAATCTATGTTGATCTTGTCGGTGGTGCTGTTGGACACAGACGAAAGTTTGGTGGTGGAAAAGGGCAGTCTATTGCTAAGGCTGCAGGGCTTAATAAAGGAGTCACACCAAGTGTTTTGGATGCAACTGCAGGTTTAGGCAGAGACGCCTTTGTACTCGCTTCTTTAGGGTGTCACGTACAGATGGTAGAGAGAAACTCTATAGTGGCCGCTTTATTAGATGATGGTTTAGAAAGAGCGAAAATAGATCCAGAAATTGGGACTTGGGTTTCTGAAAGAATGTCGCTTTTGCATGCTTCTAGCCATGACGCATTGTATCAACTATCTCAAGATAAAGACTTTAAGAGGCCTGATGTGGTTTATCTTGACCCTATGTACCCTCACCCAGAGGGTAAAAAATCTGCATTAGTGAAAAAAGAGATGAGAGTGTTTCAATCGCTAGTGGGAGCAGATCTAGATGCGGATGGCTTATTTGAACCAGCAATGCAGCTGGCTAAAAAGCGCGTCATAGTAAAAAGGCCAGATTACGCCGATTGGCTGAATCAACAAAAACCAAGTATGGCGATTAAAACGAAGAAAAATCGATTCGACGTATATGTAAAAGAATCAATGACATAG
- the asnC gene encoding transcriptional regulator AsnC encodes MHTTTRLDDLDRAILKTLLADARRPYAEMAKQFDVSPATIHVRIEKMKAAEIIEGTEVIINPKKLGYDVCCFIGINLNAARDYHSALEKLNALDEVVEAYYTTGAYNIFVKLMCRSIEELQYVLIDKLQAIDEVQSTETLISLQNPINRNVIP; translated from the coding sequence ATGCACACTACTACTCGTCTCGATGACTTAGACCGAGCTATCTTAAAAACATTATTAGCAGATGCACGACGACCTTATGCTGAGATGGCAAAGCAATTTGATGTAAGCCCAGCAACGATTCATGTACGCATTGAAAAAATGAAAGCGGCAGAGATTATTGAAGGCACAGAGGTAATAATTAACCCTAAAAAACTCGGTTATGATGTTTGCTGTTTTATAGGTATTAATTTAAATGCAGCTAGAGATTATCACTCAGCTCTAGAGAAGCTAAATGCACTGGATGAAGTTGTTGAAGCTTATTACACTACTGGGGCATATAATATCTTCGTGAAATTAATGTGTCGTTCCATTGAAGAGTTACAGTATGTGTTAATAGATAAGTTGCAGGCTATAGATGAAGTGCAATCGACAGAAACATTGATCTCACTTCAAAATCCCATTAATCGTAATGTGATTCCATAA
- the prlC gene encoding oligopeptidase A: protein MSNPLLDFTDLPPFSEIKPEYVKPAVEQAIADCRIKIEQVLDGNSNPSWETICEPLAEVDDKLSRIWSPVSHMNSVVNSQELREAYESCLPLLSEYGTWVGQHKGLYEAYKSIKASSVFDGLSQAKKKSITDALRDFELSGIGLPANEQHRYGEISKRMSELGSQFSNNVLDATMGWTKHVTEESELKGMPESAMDAAKAAAESKELDGWLLTLDIPSYLPVLTYCDNQSLRQEMYEAYVTRASDRGPMAGKWDNTEVMAEQLKLRHEISRLLGFATYSEKSLATKMAETPEQVLGFLNDLATKVKPQGEKEVHELTEFAQKEFGVTELKLWDIAYYSEKQKQHLFQISDEELRPYFPESKAVSGLFEVLNRVFNMTVVEKEGVDTWHDSVRFFDIYDGENTLRGSFYLDLYARENKRGGAWMDECRVRRITASGELQTPVAYLTCNFNKPVGDKPALFTHDEVVTLFHEFGHGIHHMLTQVDVSAVSGINGVPWDAVELPSQFLENWCWEEEALAFISGHYETGEPLPSEMLEKMLAAKNFQSAIFILRQLEFGLFDFTLHTEFDPEVGPRVLETLAEVKSKVAVLPSLEWNRFSHAFSHIFAGGYSAGYYSYLWAEVLSSDAFSRFEEEGIFNEETGKSFLNNILEMGGSEEPMELFKRFRGREPNIEALLRHSGISG, encoded by the coding sequence ATGTCCAACCCACTTTTAGATTTTACGGACTTACCACCCTTTTCTGAGATTAAACCAGAATATGTAAAACCAGCGGTAGAACAAGCTATTGCGGACTGCAGAATTAAAATTGAACAGGTTCTAGATGGTAACAGTAACCCGAGTTGGGAGACGATTTGTGAGCCTTTAGCTGAGGTGGACGACAAATTAAGCAGAATTTGGTCCCCCGTTAGCCATATGAACTCAGTCGTTAACAGCCAAGAACTCCGTGAAGCCTATGAAAGTTGCCTACCTCTTCTATCAGAATATGGCACGTGGGTAGGTCAGCATAAAGGGCTATATGAAGCTTATAAGTCGATCAAAGCAAGTTCAGTCTTTGATGGATTGTCTCAAGCCAAAAAGAAAAGCATCACCGATGCGTTACGAGACTTCGAATTATCAGGTATTGGGTTACCGGCAAATGAACAGCATCGCTATGGTGAAATCAGTAAGCGCATGTCTGAGCTAGGCTCTCAATTCTCTAATAATGTTCTCGATGCCACGATGGGTTGGACAAAGCATGTAACAGAAGAATCTGAACTAAAAGGAATGCCAGAATCAGCCATGGATGCGGCAAAAGCGGCAGCCGAATCAAAAGAGCTAGATGGTTGGTTGTTAACTCTAGATATTCCATCTTATCTTCCAGTATTAACCTACTGTGATAATCAAAGTCTACGCCAAGAAATGTATGAAGCCTATGTTACGAGAGCTTCAGATCGCGGACCAATGGCTGGGAAATGGGATAATACAGAAGTGATGGCGGAGCAGCTTAAGCTACGTCATGAAATTTCTAGGCTGCTTGGTTTTGCTACGTATAGTGAAAAATCATTAGCAACTAAAATGGCAGAGACACCAGAACAAGTGCTCGGCTTCTTAAATGACCTAGCAACAAAAGTTAAGCCTCAGGGTGAAAAAGAGGTACATGAGCTAACCGAATTCGCACAAAAAGAATTTGGTGTGACAGAGCTGAAGCTTTGGGATATTGCCTACTACAGTGAAAAGCAAAAGCAGCATTTGTTCCAAATTTCTGATGAAGAACTCCGACCTTACTTCCCTGAGTCTAAAGCGGTCAGTGGCCTTTTTGAAGTGCTCAATCGCGTGTTTAATATGACAGTTGTTGAGAAAGAAGGTGTTGATACTTGGCATGATTCGGTTCGATTTTTTGATATTTATGATGGAGAAAATACGCTTCGTGGTAGCTTTTATCTTGATCTCTATGCTCGTGAAAACAAACGAGGTGGCGCATGGATGGATGAATGTCGCGTTAGACGTATTACCGCAAGTGGCGAATTACAAACACCAGTTGCTTATTTAACCTGTAACTTTAACAAACCTGTCGGAGATAAACCGGCTCTCTTTACCCATGATGAGGTTGTTACCCTATTTCATGAGTTTGGCCATGGTATCCATCATATGCTGACTCAGGTTGACGTTTCTGCTGTGTCAGGAATAAATGGTGTACCTTGGGATGCGGTTGAGCTACCAAGCCAATTCTTAGAAAATTGGTGTTGGGAAGAAGAAGCTTTGGCATTTATTTCTGGGCATTACGAAACAGGGGAACCACTCCCTAGTGAAATGTTAGAGAAAATGTTAGCAGCGAAAAACTTCCAGTCTGCAATATTTATCTTACGTCAGCTTGAGTTTGGTTTATTCGATTTCACATTACATACTGAGTTTGACCCAGAAGTAGGGCCTAGAGTGCTTGAAACGTTGGCTGAAGTGAAAAGCAAAGTTGCCGTATTACCAAGCCTAGAGTGGAACCGATTTTCTCACGCGTTTAGCCATATTTTTGCTGGTGGTTATAGTGCAGGCTACTATAGCTACCTTTGGGCAGAAGTACTCAGTTCAGATGCTTTCTCCCGTTTTGAGGAAGAAGGCATTTTTAACGAAGAGACAGGTAAAAGCTTTCTTAACAATATTTTAGAAATGGGTGGTAGCGAAGAACCTATGGAGTTATTTAAGCGCTTTAGAGGCCGAGAGCCGAATATAGAAGCGTTATTAAGGCACTCTGGTATCAGTGGGTAA
- the gorA gene encoding glutathione-disulfide reductase, translating into MAKQFDYICIGGGSGGIASANRAAMYGAKVALIEAKDLGGTCVNVGCVPKKVMWHGAQVAEAINLYAKDYGFDVESKGLDWGKLVENRQAYIGRIHQSYDNVLGKNKIEVIKGFAKFVDEKTVEVNGELYTAEHILVAVGGRPSIPNIPGAEYGIDSNGFFELMEQPKRVAVIGAGYIAVEIAGVLHSLGTKTDLFVRKQSPIRSFDPTIIDTLVEVMAQEGPTLHTHSIPKEIVKEADGSLTLHLENGKSHNIDTLIWAIGRHPATDTINLDVTGVALNDRGYIKVDEYQETNVKGIYCVGDIMEGGVELTPVAVKAGRQLSERLFNNKPNAKMDYNLIPTVVFSHPPIGTIGLTEPEAIAQYGEANVKVYQSGFTAMYTAVTQHRQPCKMKLICAGDDEKVVGLHGIGFTVDEMIQGFGVAIKMGATKADFDSVVAIHPTGSEEFVTMR; encoded by the coding sequence ATGGCTAAACAATTTGACTACATTTGTATTGGTGGTGGTAGTGGTGGTATCGCTTCTGCTAATCGTGCAGCCATGTATGGTGCAAAAGTTGCCCTAATTGAAGCAAAAGACCTTGGCGGAACATGTGTAAATGTTGGCTGTGTTCCTAAAAAAGTAATGTGGCATGGCGCTCAAGTTGCTGAAGCAATCAACCTATACGCGAAAGACTATGGTTTCGATGTTGAATCTAAAGGCCTTGATTGGGGTAAATTGGTAGAGAATCGTCAAGCGTATATTGGCCGTATTCACCAATCTTACGATAACGTCCTTGGCAAAAACAAAATTGAAGTAATCAAAGGTTTCGCTAAGTTTGTCGATGAAAAAACCGTAGAAGTAAATGGTGAGCTTTACACCGCGGAGCACATTCTTGTTGCCGTTGGTGGACGACCAAGCATTCCAAATATCCCAGGAGCAGAATACGGCATTGACTCAAATGGCTTTTTTGAGCTTATGGAACAACCTAAACGCGTAGCCGTTATCGGTGCAGGTTACATCGCTGTAGAAATCGCTGGTGTATTACATTCACTTGGCACTAAAACGGATCTATTCGTTCGTAAGCAATCTCCTATTCGTAGTTTTGACCCAACGATTATCGATACCCTAGTTGAGGTAATGGCACAGGAAGGTCCAACCCTTCACACTCACTCTATCCCTAAAGAAATTGTGAAAGAAGCAGATGGTAGCCTGACTCTTCATTTAGAAAATGGCAAATCACACAATATCGATACCTTAATCTGGGCTATTGGTCGTCACCCAGCAACCGATACTATCAATCTTGATGTTACTGGCGTGGCACTTAACGATCGTGGTTACATCAAAGTGGATGAATACCAAGAAACCAATGTAAAAGGTATTTATTGCGTTGGTGATATTATGGAAGGTGGTGTGGAATTAACTCCTGTTGCCGTAAAAGCGGGTCGTCAGTTATCTGAACGATTATTTAACAATAAACCTAATGCAAAAATGGATTACAACCTTATTCCTACCGTTGTATTCAGCCACCCGCCAATTGGAACGATTGGCCTTACAGAACCCGAGGCGATTGCTCAATATGGTGAAGCGAACGTAAAAGTCTATCAATCCGGCTTTACTGCAATGTACACGGCGGTCACTCAACATCGTCAGCCTTGTAAGATGAAACTCATTTGTGCAGGAGATGACGAAAAAGTCGTTGGTTTACACGGCATTGGCTTTACCGTAGATGAAATGATTCAAGGCTTTGGCGTTGCAATCAAAATGGGCGCAACAAAAGCTGATTTTGATAGCGTTGTTGCTATTCACCCCACTGGCTCAGAAGAATTTGTTACTATGCGCTAG
- a CDS encoding SPOR domain-containing protein, translating to MSKILARKLMVMACCISLAIPSLVSAADDEYICEAKQNSKNELPVLSQDCPVGSGVWGVAPAIDDGLFWIQCGLFNEPHTVKQAQVIYNAVTTDVWVKPEKKGYRCLVGPYEKYSVAQKDLVNLKKVSAYKESFIRNASAPIKSPSNTSAVTKPATKQVPKKAAPKPKSSPAAAVLAPVVDNPAQPKPTVKEAQTTAEKSTKPSETVVARRDAKIGDKYYAIPFLMDGYDQFYMEYGIAWNRLNYERAMQVCESQQMHLPTADDWKLLIDSQVMSKKQWPLHLPYWGDDKQGLFTSGKVTQLTGTSLLNVVCVK from the coding sequence ATGAGTAAGATTTTAGCTAGAAAACTGATGGTGATGGCGTGTTGTATAAGCTTGGCAATTCCATCTCTAGTGAGCGCTGCTGATGACGAGTATATCTGTGAGGCAAAACAAAACTCTAAAAACGAATTGCCTGTTCTTTCACAAGATTGCCCTGTAGGCAGTGGAGTATGGGGTGTGGCCCCTGCCATTGATGATGGTCTATTCTGGATTCAATGTGGGCTTTTTAATGAGCCGCATACTGTAAAGCAGGCCCAAGTAATATATAACGCGGTAACGACTGATGTTTGGGTAAAACCGGAGAAAAAAGGTTATCGCTGTTTAGTGGGCCCGTATGAAAAATACTCGGTAGCACAAAAAGATTTGGTTAATCTAAAAAAAGTCAGCGCATATAAAGAGTCTTTTATTCGTAATGCTTCAGCGCCAATAAAGTCACCATCGAATACAAGCGCGGTAACAAAGCCTGCGACTAAACAAGTTCCTAAAAAAGCAGCACCCAAACCAAAATCTTCCCCAGCAGCGGCGGTATTGGCCCCTGTTGTCGATAATCCAGCACAGCCTAAGCCAACAGTAAAAGAAGCACAGACAACCGCAGAGAAGAGCACTAAGCCGTCAGAAACCGTGGTTGCGCGCAGAGATGCTAAAATTGGAGACAAATATTATGCCATACCATTCTTGATGGATGGATATGACCAGTTTTATATGGAATATGGCATTGCATGGAACCGATTGAACTATGAGCGGGCAATGCAAGTCTGTGAATCTCAACAAATGCATTTGCCGACGGCAGATGATTGGAAATTATTGATCGACTCTCAGGTGATGAGTAAAAAACAGTGGCCGTTGCATTTACCCTATTGGGGCGATGATAAACAAGGTCTGTTTACTAGCGGCAAGGTGACCCAACTGACAGGAACGTCATTATTGAATGTCGTTTGCGTAAAGTAA
- a CDS encoding ABC transporter permease, whose product MEQTNVVPSRWERFKQSDFLYYFLRDKVAMFSFAVFMLFLIMSLAAPLLSPMDPYDLTSIDIMDSELPPSWMEDGDSRFVLGTDEQGRDILSTMLYGSRLSLTIGFFAVGLQLFLGIVIGLSAGYFGGRIDSFLMRFADVQLSFSTMMVAIIVSAIFKASFGSDFYSQYAVLMLVVIIGIAEWPQYARTIRASVLAEKKKEYVEAARVMGFRSPRIMFRHILPNCLSPILVISTVQVANAIMSEAALSFLGLGLPVDQPSLGALISIGFNYIFSGAWWITAFPGFVLVTLVLVINLLGDWLRDVFNPKIYKG is encoded by the coding sequence ATGGAACAAACTAATGTTGTCCCAAGCCGTTGGGAGCGTTTCAAACAATCAGATTTTCTGTACTATTTTTTGCGTGACAAAGTAGCGATGTTTAGTTTCGCAGTGTTTATGTTATTTCTAATAATGTCTCTTGCTGCACCGTTACTTTCTCCAATGGACCCGTATGATTTAACGTCTATAGATATTATGGATTCTGAACTTCCCCCTTCTTGGATGGAAGATGGTGATTCAAGGTTTGTATTAGGCACCGATGAGCAAGGGAGAGATATTTTATCAACCATGTTGTATGGTTCTCGCCTTTCACTAACTATCGGCTTTTTTGCAGTAGGTCTACAGTTATTCTTGGGCATTGTTATAGGATTGTCGGCAGGCTATTTTGGTGGGCGAATTGATAGTTTCTTGATGCGTTTTGCTGATGTTCAGCTCTCTTTTTCTACCATGATGGTTGCGATAATCGTTTCGGCAATATTTAAAGCGAGTTTTGGTAGTGATTTTTACAGTCAATATGCGGTGTTAATGCTGGTGGTTATTATCGGTATTGCCGAATGGCCCCAATATGCTCGAACGATTAGAGCCTCTGTTCTTGCAGAGAAGAAGAAAGAGTATGTAGAAGCTGCGAGAGTAATGGGTTTTCGTTCTCCTCGTATTATGTTCCGTCATATTCTGCCTAACTGTTTATCACCAATATTGGTTATTTCAACGGTTCAGGTTGCAAATGCAATCATGTCGGAAGCTGCTCTTTCATTTTTAGGCTTAGGTTTACCTGTTGATCAACCGTCTTTAGGCGCACTTATTAGTATTGGTTTTAACTACATATTTTCTGGTGCTTGGTGGATTACCGCATTCCCTGGTTTTGTGTTAGTGACGCTAGTATTGGTAATTAACTTGCTTGGAGACTGGTTAAGAGACGTATTTAATCCTAAAATTTACAAAGGGTGA
- a CDS encoding ABC transporter permease: MFSFLVKRLYQALIVMFVISLVAFAIQDNLGDPLRELVGQSVSESERQALRDDLGLNDPFFTKYTRFVGNAIQGDFGTSYFYKKPAAEVILDKLVATLELVFGASLIIVLMSIPLGVYSAIHPKSVFTKLVMAFSSIGISIPVFLTAIMLMYVFSIELGWLPSYGRGDTMNLLGWESGYFTRDGLAHLVLPSVSLASIMLPLFIRLVRSEMLEVLSSEYIKFGRAKGLSSKKIYYQHALKNTMLPVLTVGGVQIGTMVAYTILTETVFQWPGTGFLFLEAINRVDTPLITAYVIFVGLVFVVTNTIVDLMYGLINPTVNLTGKGA; encoded by the coding sequence ATGTTTTCGTTTCTGGTCAAGCGCCTGTATCAGGCACTGATAGTGATGTTTGTGATCAGTTTAGTGGCATTTGCCATCCAAGATAACTTGGGAGACCCGTTACGTGAACTGGTGGGCCAGTCTGTTTCGGAATCTGAGCGTCAAGCTCTGCGTGATGATCTCGGATTAAACGATCCGTTTTTTACTAAATATACTCGCTTTGTAGGCAATGCAATACAAGGTGATTTTGGTACGTCTTATTTTTACAAGAAGCCAGCGGCTGAGGTTATTTTAGACAAATTAGTCGCCACACTCGAGTTGGTTTTCGGGGCGTCACTAATTATTGTATTGATGTCTATACCTCTTGGTGTTTATTCGGCTATTCATCCCAAGAGCGTGTTTACAAAATTGGTGATGGCATTCAGTAGTATTGGTATTTCAATACCCGTATTTTTAACAGCAATAATGCTAATGTATGTTTTCTCAATTGAATTAGGCTGGCTACCGTCTTACGGTAGGGGTGACACCATGAACTTACTAGGTTGGGAATCTGGATACTTTACACGTGATGGCTTAGCGCATTTAGTGCTGCCTAGTGTGTCACTGGCATCTATAATGTTGCCACTATTTATCCGTTTGGTTCGTTCTGAAATGCTAGAAGTTTTAAGCTCTGAATATATTAAATTTGGCAGAGCTAAAGGTTTGTCATCAAAGAAAATTTATTATCAACATGCGCTAAAGAATACAATGTTGCCTGTATTGACGGTTGGCGGTGTTCAGATTGGTACTATGGTTGCGTATACGATTCTTACTGAAACAGTATTCCAGTGGCCAGGAACTGGCTTCCTATTTTTAGAGGCTATTAATCGCGTAGATACGCCTTTAATTACCGCTTATGTAATTTTTGTAGGTTTGGTATTTGTGGTAACCAATACAATTGTTGACCTCATGTACGGTCTTATTAATCCGACTGTAAACTTAACTGGCAAAGGAGCATAG
- a CDS encoding ABC transporter substrate-binding protein: protein MKTIKTKLTVALMAAGLSFSAAAADITVAYDADPVSLDPHEQLSGGTLQMSHMVFDPLVRYTQKLDFEPRLATSWERQNDTTVRFNLRKGVKFHSGNEMTADDVVWTFERLKDSPDFKGIFTPYKEMVKVDDYTVDLVTNGPYPLVLQTATYIFPMDSKFYSGQTDAGTDKAEVVKHGNSFASTNVSGTGPFTVTSREQGVKVEFARFDNYWDTESKGNVDKLTLVPIKEDATRVAALLSGDVDMIAPVAPNDHKRVQDASGVELVTLAGTRIITFQMNQNSNEALKDVRVRQAIVHAINNDGIVKKIMKGFATTAGQQGPEGYAGYSAELTPRYDLKKAKELMKEAGYADGFTLTMMAPNNRYVNDAKVAQAASAMLSKIGIKVDLKTMPKAQYWPEFDVCAADMMMIGWHSDTEDSANFSEFLTMTRNEETGRGQYNCGHYSNADVDRLVEESNLETDPAKRAQMLQQVEATLYNEAAFVPLHWQNLAWGAKSNVDIAPIVNAMNFPYFGDLEVK, encoded by the coding sequence ATGAAAACCATTAAGACCAAATTGACAGTTGCTTTAATGGCCGCTGGCCTAAGTTTTAGCGCAGCTGCTGCAGATATTACCGTTGCTTACGATGCCGATCCGGTTTCTCTTGATCCGCATGAGCAATTATCAGGTGGTACACTGCAAATGTCTCACATGGTATTTGATCCGCTAGTACGATACACACAAAAACTAGACTTTGAACCTCGTCTAGCAACTAGCTGGGAACGTCAAAACGATACAACAGTGCGCTTTAATCTACGTAAAGGTGTCAAGTTCCACTCTGGCAATGAAATGACAGCAGATGATGTTGTTTGGACATTCGAACGTCTTAAAGACTCTCCAGATTTCAAAGGTATTTTCACACCTTATAAAGAAATGGTTAAAGTTGACGATTACACTGTTGATTTAGTGACTAATGGTCCTTACCCGCTAGTTCTTCAAACGGCTACTTATATCTTCCCAATGGATAGCAAGTTCTATTCAGGTCAAACGGATGCAGGTACTGACAAAGCTGAAGTTGTTAAGCACGGTAACTCTTTCGCATCTACAAATGTTTCAGGTACTGGTCCATTTACAGTTACTTCTCGAGAGCAAGGCGTTAAAGTTGAATTCGCTCGATTTGATAACTACTGGGATACAGAGTCGAAAGGTAACGTAGATAAGCTAACTTTGGTTCCAATCAAAGAAGATGCTACACGTGTTGCTGCTCTTCTTTCTGGTGATGTAGATATGATTGCACCTGTAGCACCGAATGATCACAAACGTGTTCAAGATGCTTCTGGTGTAGAACTTGTGACGCTAGCGGGTACTCGTATCATCACGTTCCAAATGAACCAAAATAGTAACGAAGCTCTTAAAGATGTGCGAGTTCGTCAAGCTATCGTTCATGCAATTAACAATGACGGTATTGTTAAGAAAATCATGAAAGGTTTCGCTACGACGGCTGGTCAGCAAGGTCCTGAAGGCTACGCTGGTTATTCTGCAGAGTTAACACCTCGCTATGATCTTAAAAAAGCTAAAGAGCTAATGAAAGAAGCGGGTTATGCAGATGGCTTTACTCTAACCATGATGGCTCCAAACAACCGTTATGTGAACGATGCTAAAGTAGCTCAAGCGGCTTCTGCAATGCTTTCTAAGATTGGTATTAAGGTTGACCTTAAGACTATGCCAAAAGCACAGTACTGGCCTGAGTTTGATGTTTGTGCTGCAGACATGATGATGATCGGTTGGCACTCAGATACAGAAGATTCTGCGAACTTCTCTGAGTTCTTAACAATGACCCGCAACGAAGAAACAGGTCGCGGTCAGTATAACTGTGGTCACTACTCAAATGCAGACGTTGACCGTTTGGTTGAAGAGTCAAACTTAGAAACAGATCCAGCAAAACGCGCTCAAATGCTACAGCAAGTAGAAGCAACGCTTTATAACGAAGCGGCATTTGTTCCTCTACACTGGCAAAATCTAGCGTGGGGTGCGAAATCTAATGTTGATATCGCTCCAATCGTTAATGCAATGAACTTCCCATATTTTGGCGACTTAGAAGTTAAATAA
- a CDS encoding dipeptide ABC transporter ATP-binding protein, with product MSLLEVKNLRIEYPSRHGVHAAVKNLSFNIERGEIVGVVGESGAGKSTVGNGVIDLLSPPGLIAGGDVFLDGEKISGLSNEEMRKVRGSKIGFIFQDPMTSLNPLFTVEHQLKETIHANMKVSDEEAYERSLSLMNQVGIPQPENRLKQFPHQFSGGMRQRVVIAIALAGEPDLIIADEPTTALDVSIQDQILSLIRELCVTNNVGCMLVTHDMGVVSNVTDKVAVMYRGDLVEFGKTDKVLGDPDHSYTRSLISAVPRSDKKLDRFPLVSYIEEAHEMAPLDVKNHWLGQSQDEREYTGPLLNVENVNLRFITKDSLFESRREYVQASNDVSFEVFEGETFGLVGESGSGKSTIARIIAGLYTPNSGKVTFEGIDLTGLKSEKERRPMRRQMQMVFQNPYTSMNPRMKIFDIIAEPIRFHKLTRNETETREIVHDLLDHVGLGRMAGLKYPHEFSGGQRQRISIARALATRPRLLICDEPTSALDVSVQAQILNLLKDLQDELNLTMLFISHDLPVIRQMCDRIGVMQMGQLLEVAPTEQLFNDPQHEYSKHLIDLMPEFTGLREDIA from the coding sequence ATGTCGCTTTTAGAAGTTAAGAACCTTCGGATCGAGTATCCGTCAAGGCATGGTGTGCATGCAGCAGTAAAAAATCTATCGTTCAATATTGAGCGAGGTGAGATTGTTGGTGTTGTTGGTGAATCTGGAGCAGGTAAATCTACTGTTGGTAATGGTGTTATTGATTTGCTTAGCCCCCCTGGCCTTATTGCTGGTGGTGATGTTTTTCTCGATGGAGAAAAAATATCCGGTTTATCAAATGAAGAAATGAGAAAGGTTCGGGGTTCAAAAATTGGGTTTATTTTCCAAGATCCAATGACCTCTCTTAATCCACTTTTCACTGTAGAGCATCAGCTTAAAGAAACGATTCATGCCAATATGAAAGTATCGGATGAAGAAGCCTACGAGAGATCGTTGTCTCTGATGAATCAAGTAGGGATCCCGCAACCAGAGAATAGACTGAAGCAATTTCCTCATCAATTTTCTGGTGGTATGAGACAACGTGTTGTTATTGCGATAGCGCTTGCTGGTGAACCTGACCTTATTATTGCAGATGAACCAACGACGGCTTTAGATGTTTCTATTCAAGATCAAATCCTAAGCCTAATTCGAGAGCTGTGCGTTACAAATAATGTTGGTTGTATGCTTGTTACCCATGATATGGGTGTTGTCTCTAACGTAACTGACAAAGTGGCGGTTATGTACCGTGGAGACTTGGTCGAATTTGGGAAAACCGATAAAGTATTAGGTGATCCTGACCATTCATATACACGCAGCCTAATTTCTGCGGTTCCTCGTTCAGATAAAAAACTTGATCGTTTCCCACTGGTTAGCTACATCGAAGAGGCCCATGAAATGGCACCTCTAGATGTGAAAAACCATTGGCTTGGGCAAAGCCAAGACGAGAGAGAGTACACTGGCCCCCTTCTTAATGTAGAAAATGTAAATCTACGCTTTATCACCAAAGATTCTCTGTTTGAAAGTCGTCGAGAGTATGTTCAAGCTTCTAATGATGTCAGCTTTGAAGTCTTTGAAGGTGAAACCTTTGGTTTAGTGGGTGAATCTGGCTCGGGTAAATCTACGATTGCTCGTATCATTGCCGGCTTATATACACCTAACTCAGGTAAAGTTACTTTTGAAGGTATCGACCTTACCGGTTTGAAATCGGAAAAAGAGCGCAGACCAATGCGTCGCCAGATGCAGATGGTGTTTCAAAATCCTTATACCTCTATGAATCCAAGGATGAAGATTTTTGACATTATTGCCGAGCCTATTCGATTCCATAAATTAACTCGTAATGAGACTGAAACCCGAGAAATTGTACATGATCTGTTGGATCATGTTGGGTTAGGTCGAATGGCGGGCTTAAAATATCCTCATGAATTTTCGGGTGGTCAGCGACAACGTATTTCTATAGCACGCGCACTTGCAACGAGACCTCGATTGTTAATATGTGATGAACCAACCTCAGCTCTTGATGTTTCGGTTCAGGCTCAAATACTTAACTTGTTAAAAGACCTGCAAGATGAGTTAAACCTAACTATGTTGTTTATTAGTCACGATTTACCAGTCATTCGACAAATGTGTGACCGCATAGGGGTGATGCAAATGGGCCAACTCTTAGAGGTGGCACCTACTGAGCAGCTATTTAATGACCCTCAACATGAATACAGTAAACATTTGATTGACTTAATGCCCGAATTTACTGGGCTACGAGAAGATATCGCGTGA